A window of the Flavobacterium sangjuense genome harbors these coding sequences:
- a CDS encoding reprolysin-like metallopeptidase, producing the protein MKFKLLFTALLAITSVAFSQNKSTIWNVTTKKNDMVALDSKMRLPENNLFNLNLSSLKTNLNNAPARMANSKDSSTILSIPNADGILERYRVYENSNMDPALAARYPEIKSYMGIGIDNPAATAYFSVSPLGFKSMVLSPDKSAVFIEPISADLGTYTVYRKSDKAQSLSRFECSVIDEVAPQMDGAMARPNADDAVLRTFRLAMSCTGEYTAYFGGTKALALAAINASITRCNGVFEKDFGARLIIIANTDAVIYTSASTDPYSAASSMSQWNSQLQSTLTSVIGEANYDIGHLFGATGGGGNAGCIGCICTNGSKGSGITSPADGIPSGDNFDIDYVAHEIGHQMGANHTWTHGGNEGTGVQVEPGSGSTIMGYAGITSLDVQPHSDAFFHAVSIQQVTNNIKAKTCSVNTATGNSVPTASAGLDYTIPKSTPFMLTATATDANGDALTYNWEEMDSQTTTAVPSATKTSGVNFRSYNSTTSPTRYFPRMASVLTGATTTAGSELTVEALSSVARTLNFRVTVRDNRAGGPANNSDDMIVTVNATAGPFSVSSPNTAVSYVGGSTQTITWNVAGTTANNVNCANVDILISTNAGTTWTTLLAATPNDGSEAVTIPNTAGTTNRIMVKGTNHIFFDVSNTNFTITAGSTDTVAPTAPTLSASGTTQTTSSLSWSGATDNVGVTGYDVYKDGVLLGSTTSTSYAVSGLTNSTTYVFTVKAKDAAGNASVASNAVSVTTLAPAPDTTAPTAPTLSASGTTLTSTNLSWSGATDNVAVTGYDVYKDGVFLASTAATTYAATGLSSSTAYAFYVQAKDAAGNVSVASNTVNVTTLTPDTTAPTAPTLTASGTTTTTTNLSWSGATDNVAVTGYNVYKGGVFLASTTSATTYTATGLTASTSYTFTVRAKDAAGNISVDSNVASVTTLANSVTYCSSLGSNTADERIGRVVFGTINNPSTGTAGYENFTALSTNVTRGTANTITITPTWTGSSYNEGYAVFIDYNQDGDFSDSGETVFTRSKTRTTPVSGSFTIPASATLGATRMRVSMKYNAVPTACETFTYGQVEDYTVNITSAARIDETSSARISFNLYPNPVKGDILNIANLESPSTYRIFNMMGQELGSGKVENESIYVGSLKTGTFLIEVSNGTSTMTKRFIKE; encoded by the coding sequence ATGAAATTTAAATTACTCTTTACTGCATTATTGGCAATTACCTCTGTGGCTTTTTCTCAAAACAAAAGCACGATATGGAATGTAACCACTAAGAAAAATGACATGGTTGCACTTGATTCAAAAATGCGACTACCTGAAAACAACCTTTTCAACTTGAATCTATCAAGTCTGAAAACAAATTTGAACAATGCGCCAGCAAGAATGGCAAATAGTAAAGATTCGAGTACCATTTTATCTATTCCGAATGCGGATGGCATTTTAGAAAGATATCGTGTTTACGAAAATTCAAATATGGATCCTGCATTAGCTGCAAGATATCCTGAAATTAAATCCTATATGGGAATTGGAATTGACAATCCTGCTGCGACGGCTTATTTCAGTGTTTCGCCATTAGGATTTAAATCAATGGTACTTTCTCCTGATAAATCTGCTGTATTTATTGAGCCTATTTCAGCTGATTTAGGTACCTATACCGTTTATAGAAAATCAGATAAAGCGCAATCCCTTTCTCGTTTCGAGTGTAGTGTTATTGACGAAGTTGCTCCACAAATGGATGGTGCAATGGCACGACCTAATGCTGATGATGCTGTACTAAGAACATTCCGTTTGGCTATGTCTTGTACAGGAGAATACACTGCTTATTTTGGCGGTACAAAAGCCTTGGCGTTGGCTGCTATAAATGCCTCTATCACTAGATGTAATGGTGTTTTTGAAAAAGATTTCGGTGCACGTTTGATTATAATTGCAAATACTGATGCTGTGATATACACCAGCGCGTCAACTGATCCATATTCTGCTGCTTCAAGTATGTCGCAATGGAATTCACAATTACAGTCAACATTAACCTCTGTTATCGGTGAAGCTAATTATGACATCGGTCACTTATTTGGTGCTACTGGTGGTGGTGGAAACGCAGGTTGTATAGGTTGTATTTGCACCAATGGTTCAAAAGGAAGTGGTATCACTTCTCCGGCAGATGGAATCCCATCAGGAGATAATTTTGATATTGATTATGTAGCTCATGAAATTGGGCACCAAATGGGAGCAAATCACACATGGACACATGGTGGTAACGAAGGAACTGGTGTTCAGGTAGAACCAGGTTCGGGCTCAACTATTATGGGCTATGCCGGAATTACATCACTTGATGTTCAACCACATTCTGATGCATTTTTTCATGCGGTTAGTATCCAACAAGTAACTAATAATATTAAAGCAAAAACTTGTTCCGTCAATACTGCTACAGGAAATTCAGTTCCAACAGCAAGCGCAGGATTAGATTATACAATTCCAAAAAGCACTCCGTTTATGTTAACGGCTACAGCTACTGATGCCAATGGCGATGCGCTTACCTATAACTGGGAAGAAATGGATTCTCAAACGACTACTGCTGTGCCAAGTGCTACAAAAACTAGCGGAGTAAATTTCAGATCTTATAATTCTACTACTTCTCCAACAAGATATTTCCCTAGAATGGCTTCTGTTTTAACTGGCGCAACAACAACTGCAGGAAGTGAACTTACTGTAGAAGCATTGTCTTCTGTAGCAAGAACATTAAACTTCAGAGTAACTGTTCGTGATAACAGAGCTGGCGGACCGGCAAATAATAGTGATGACATGATTGTTACTGTTAACGCAACCGCTGGACCATTTAGCGTTAGTTCTCCAAACACTGCCGTTTCTTATGTTGGTGGAAGTACACAAACTATAACATGGAATGTTGCCGGCACAACAGCAAATAATGTAAACTGTGCCAATGTTGACATCTTAATTTCAACTAATGCCGGAACAACTTGGACAACTTTATTAGCGGCCACGCCAAATGACGGTTCAGAAGCAGTTACGATTCCAAATACAGCAGGAACAACTAATAGAATTATGGTAAAGGGAACAAATCATATTTTCTTTGATGTATCCAATACTAATTTTACTATTACTGCAGGTTCTACAGACACTGTTGCACCAACCGCTCCAACTTTATCAGCTTCAGGAACAACTCAAACTACATCAAGTTTATCTTGGTCAGGTGCTACGGACAACGTAGGCGTTACCGGATATGATGTTTATAAAGACGGTGTTTTATTAGGTTCAACTACTTCAACTTCTTATGCTGTTTCCGGTTTAACAAATTCAACAACTTATGTATTTACTGTAAAAGCTAAAGATGCTGCAGGAAATGCTTCTGTAGCCAGCAATGCAGTAAGTGTAACAACTTTAGCTCCGGCTCCGGATACAACGGCTCCAACAGCTCCAACATTATCAGCTTCCGGAACAACTTTGACATCGACTAATTTATCTTGGTCTGGTGCCACTGACAATGTTGCTGTGACCGGATATGATGTATATAAAGACGGTGTGTTCTTAGCTTCAACTGCAGCTACAACTTATGCCGCAACTGGTTTATCGTCTTCAACTGCTTATGCTTTTTATGTTCAGGCAAAAGATGCTGCAGGAAATGTTTCTGTCGCTAGTAACACTGTTAACGTAACTACATTAACACCGGATACTACTGCTCCAACAGCTCCAACATTAACAGCTTCCGGAACTACAACTACAACAACAAATTTATCCTGGTCTGGCGCCACTGATAACGTTGCCGTAACAGGTTATAATGTTTATAAAGGAGGTGTGTTTTTAGCATCAACTACTTCGGCTACGACTTATACTGCGACTGGATTGACTGCTTCAACTTCATATACATTCACTGTTAGAGCTAAAGATGCCGCAGGAAATATTTCTGTTGACAGTAATGTGGCGAGTGTTACAACTCTTGCTAATTCGGTTACTTATTGCAGTTCACTTGGAAGCAATACTGCTGACGAAAGAATTGGAAGAGTAGTATTCGGAACTATCAACAATCCTTCTACAGGAACTGCCGGTTACGAAAACTTTACAGCACTTTCTACCAATGTAACAAGAGGAACAGCCAATACAATAACCATTACTCCAACTTGGACTGGTTCCAGCTACAACGAAGGTTATGCTGTATTTATTGATTATAACCAGGATGGTGACTTCTCTGATTCCGGCGAAACTGTTTTCACAAGATCAAAAACCCGAACAACTCCGGTTTCAGGTTCGTTTACCATTCCGGCTTCAGCTACACTTGGAGCGACAAGAATGAGAGTTTCTATGAAATACAATGCTGTTCCAACGGCCTGTGAAACATTCACATATGGACAAGTGGAAGATTATACCGTAAACATTACTTCAGCTGCAAGAATAGATGAAACTAGCAGTGCTAGAATTTCATTTAACCTGTATCCAAATCCTGTAAAAGGAGATATTCTAAACATTGCTAATCTTGAATCTCCATCAACTTACAGAATTTTCAATATGATGGGACAAGAATTAGGAAGTGGTAAAGTTGAAAACGAAAGTATTTATGTTGGTTCATTGAAAACCGGGACTTTCTTAATTGAAGTTTCTAACGGAACTTCAACTATGACAAAACGTTTTATCAAAGAATAA
- a CDS encoding NAD(P)/FAD-dependent oxidoreductase has translation MNLSYWELKTWFTNIDFTIVGSGIVGLHCALAMREKFPKSKILILEKGILPQGASTKNAGFACFGSLSEIIDDLKSHSEEEVIQLISKRWNGLQLLRKNLGDQTIDFKPYGGYELFLKNDEDTYIDCLQKLPFINDLLKPLFRNDVFAKEVDRFAFQGIQEYVVFNPFEAQIDTGKMMNALLQKAIANNILILNQVEVTSYQEKNNEVEVALGDFSFTTKKLLFATNGFAAQLTNNQVKPARAQVLITEPIPNLDIKGTFHLDKGYYYFRNIDNRILLGGGRNLAFETETTTELGQTELIQNRLEELLKEVILPNTEYKIAHRWSGIMGLGSTKKPIVEQLSEHVYCGVRLGGMGVAIGSLIGQELADLVK, from the coding sequence ATGAATCTTAGCTATTGGGAACTCAAAACCTGGTTCACAAATATAGACTTCACGATTGTTGGCAGTGGAATCGTAGGTTTACATTGCGCTTTGGCAATGCGCGAAAAATTCCCTAAAAGTAAAATATTGATTTTAGAAAAAGGGATTTTACCTCAAGGAGCAAGTACAAAAAACGCAGGATTTGCCTGTTTCGGAAGCCTTTCGGAAATTATTGACGATTTGAAATCGCATAGCGAAGAAGAAGTTATTCAGCTTATTTCAAAAAGATGGAACGGATTGCAATTGTTGCGTAAAAATCTGGGTGACCAAACTATAGATTTCAAACCTTATGGTGGCTATGAATTGTTTCTTAAAAATGATGAAGACACTTATATTGATTGTTTGCAAAAACTACCTTTTATTAATGACTTATTAAAACCACTTTTTAGGAATGATGTTTTTGCCAAAGAGGTTGACCGTTTTGCTTTTCAAGGCATACAGGAATATGTTGTTTTCAATCCGTTTGAAGCCCAAATTGATACCGGAAAAATGATGAATGCTTTACTACAAAAGGCAATTGCAAACAATATTTTAATTCTGAATCAAGTTGAAGTCACGTCTTATCAGGAAAAAAATAATGAAGTTGAAGTAGCCTTAGGAGATTTTAGTTTTACAACCAAAAAGCTATTATTTGCTACCAATGGTTTTGCAGCGCAATTAACCAACAATCAGGTAAAGCCTGCGAGAGCACAGGTTTTGATTACGGAACCAATTCCAAATTTGGATATCAAAGGAACTTTTCATTTGGATAAAGGCTATTATTATTTCCGAAATATTGACAATAGGATTTTGCTTGGCGGAGGAAGAAATTTAGCATTTGAAACAGAAACTACGACAGAACTTGGTCAGACAGAATTAATTCAAAATCGCTTGGAAGAATTATTAAAAGAAGTAATTTTACCAAACACCGAATATAAAATTGCGCATCGCTGGAGTGGCATTATGGGATTAGGCTCGACCAAAAAACCGATTGTCGAACAATTATCAGAACATGTATATTGCGGCGTAAGATTAGGCGGAATGGGAGTTGCCATTGGAAGTTTAATAGGTCAGGAATTAGCGGATTTAGTAAAATAA
- the mtgA gene encoding monofunctional biosynthetic peptidoglycan transglycosylase — protein MIRKIFRWIWKMMLWFFGLSILSVIIFKWVPIPFTPLMITRIIEFKLDGNDAIYSHKWVPLEEISPNLQKAVIASEDGNFLKHSGFDFKAMQKAFKNNSKGRRLKGGSTISQQTAKNVFLWQGRSYVRKGLEAYFTVLIELIWGKERIMEVYLNSIEMGNGVYGAQEAAKHWYRKPAINLTSREAAGIAAILPNPRKYKATNSSSYIDRRKDKIMRVMRHIGKIDY, from the coding sequence ATGATAAGAAAAATTTTTCGTTGGATTTGGAAAATGATGCTTTGGTTTTTTGGACTTTCCATTTTATCAGTCATTATATTTAAATGGGTTCCAATTCCGTTTACACCATTGATGATTACCAGGATTATTGAATTTAAGTTGGATGGAAATGACGCTATTTATAGTCACAAATGGGTTCCGTTAGAAGAGATTTCTCCCAATCTTCAAAAAGCAGTAATAGCCAGCGAAGACGGAAATTTTTTAAAGCATAGTGGTTTCGATTTTAAAGCGATGCAGAAGGCTTTTAAAAATAATAGTAAAGGAAGAAGGCTAAAAGGTGGAAGTACTATATCACAACAAACCGCCAAAAATGTTTTTCTATGGCAAGGCCGAAGTTATGTTCGCAAAGGATTGGAAGCTTATTTTACGGTTCTCATCGAATTAATTTGGGGAAAAGAACGTATCATGGAAGTCTACCTTAATAGTATAGAAATGGGTAATGGCGTTTATGGTGCCCAAGAAGCAGCAAAACATTGGTATAGAAAACCAGCAATAAATTTGACATCGAGGGAAGCAGCCGGAATTGCGGCAATTTTACCCAATCCCAGAAAATACAAAGCAACAAATTCTTCTTCCTATATAGATAGGCGAAAAGATAAAATCATGAGAGTCATGCGACATATTGGAAAGATTGACTATTAA
- a CDS encoding TonB-dependent receptor: MKSIYIALLMGFSLVATAQNKIVGTVSDKDNKALPNVIVSIPEIHKETITDVDGNYVLSNLPNGTFKLSFSFVGYATKLISVTISEKEVVQNMTLEDNIIHMDEVIVSTAFNKLQSQNVMKVEHESVKSLQQKGAATLVEGLAKIPGVSQVSTGTSIGKPVIRGLSGNRVLVYSQGVRLENQQFGEEHGLGLNDAGVESVEVIKGPASLLYGSDALGGVLYFNPEKFANPKEFKADFSQRVFSNTLGSNTSLGLKSSTENWKFLVRGSFNTHADYQIPDGDRVTNTRFNETDLKTGIGYSNSKFSSVFRYNFNKLDLGIPENGIGKQSTSHSTIYPKQAVDNHILSLHNNFYFKNSKLDADLGYIFNDRSEFEDSNAASLHMKLRTFNYDLKYYLPKFGKLETIVGVQGMHQTNTNSGEELLIPDAATNDFGVFGTVNYEFGKNVLQAGLRFDNRQVSSEAHGIPGNEGYFEAVDKSFDSFNASLGYKMHLADDFTLRLNIASGFRAPNLAELTSNGVHEGSNRYEIGNSALDNEQNLQTDLNLEYKSSHFELFANGFYNHINNYIFISPNGNVIDGNNVYDYVQANAKLYGGETGIHFHPHPVDWLHYTSSFETVIGKKDNGSNLPLIPANKWNNTFKGEFEVKNWWKEGFATLNIESTFAQNNNSEFETRTNDYTLLNLGLGGKITFRKTTFNFNLNANNLFDKTYVSHLSRLKTDGIPNIGRNIVLGINFMI; this comes from the coding sequence ATGAAATCAATCTATATTGCCCTATTGATGGGCTTTTCGTTAGTCGCAACTGCGCAAAACAAAATCGTTGGAACTGTTTCCGACAAAGACAATAAAGCATTACCCAACGTTATCGTTTCCATTCCGGAAATACATAAGGAAACCATCACCGATGTTGATGGGAACTATGTTTTAAGCAATTTACCAAATGGTACTTTTAAACTTTCTTTTTCATTTGTTGGTTACGCTACAAAACTAATTTCTGTAACTATTTCCGAAAAAGAAGTTGTCCAAAACATGACGCTGGAAGACAATATAATCCATATGGATGAAGTGATTGTTTCAACTGCTTTCAACAAATTACAATCGCAAAACGTTATGAAAGTGGAACACGAAAGTGTAAAATCATTGCAGCAAAAAGGAGCCGCAACACTCGTTGAAGGTTTGGCTAAAATTCCCGGAGTTTCTCAGGTTTCTACAGGAACTTCTATTGGAAAACCAGTAATTCGAGGATTAAGTGGCAATCGTGTTTTGGTGTATTCCCAAGGCGTTCGATTGGAAAATCAACAATTTGGTGAAGAGCACGGTTTGGGTTTAAACGACGCCGGTGTTGAAAGCGTTGAAGTCATCAAAGGTCCGGCTTCGTTGCTTTATGGTTCTGATGCTTTGGGTGGCGTTTTGTATTTCAATCCTGAAAAATTTGCAAATCCAAAAGAATTCAAAGCCGATTTTAGTCAGCGTGTATTTTCGAATACTTTGGGAAGCAATACTTCTTTGGGCTTAAAAAGTTCGACTGAAAACTGGAAGTTTTTAGTGCGCGGAAGTTTCAATACGCATGCCGATTATCAAATTCCGGATGGTGATCGAGTGACAAATACACGATTTAATGAAACCGATTTAAAAACCGGAATTGGTTACAGCAATTCGAAGTTTTCAAGTGTGTTTCGTTACAATTTTAACAAGCTCGATTTGGGAATTCCGGAAAACGGAATAGGTAAACAATCTACTAGTCATTCTACTATTTATCCTAAACAAGCGGTTGACAATCACATTTTGAGTCTGCACAATAATTTCTATTTCAAGAACTCAAAACTGGATGCTGATTTGGGTTATATCTTTAATGATCGAAGCGAGTTTGAAGACAGTAATGCAGCTTCATTGCATATGAAATTGAGAACATTCAATTATGATTTGAAGTATTATTTGCCAAAATTTGGAAAACTAGAAACCATCGTTGGCGTTCAGGGAATGCATCAAACTAATACTAATTCAGGAGAAGAATTATTAATTCCGGATGCTGCAACCAATGATTTTGGAGTTTTCGGAACGGTTAACTATGAATTTGGAAAGAATGTTCTTCAAGCCGGACTTCGTTTCGACAATAGACAAGTAAGCAGCGAAGCCCACGGAATTCCAGGAAATGAAGGTTACTTTGAAGCCGTTGATAAAAGTTTTGATAGCTTCAATGCGTCGTTGGGTTACAAAATGCATTTGGCTGATGATTTTACATTGCGTTTAAATATTGCTTCGGGATTTCGTGCTCCGAATTTAGCTGAGCTTACTTCAAATGGTGTACACGAAGGCAGCAACCGCTATGAAATTGGGAATTCCGCACTTGACAATGAGCAAAATCTGCAAACCGATTTGAATCTGGAATATAAAAGTTCGCATTTTGAATTGTTTGCCAATGGTTTTTACAATCATATTAATAATTACATTTTTATTTCTCCGAATGGAAACGTGATTGACGGGAACAATGTTTACGATTATGTTCAGGCTAATGCCAAATTATATGGTGGTGAAACTGGGATTCACTTCCATCCACATCCTGTAGATTGGTTACATTATACAAGTAGTTTTGAAACAGTTATTGGCAAAAAAGATAACGGAAGCAATTTGCCTTTGATTCCGGCCAACAAGTGGAACAATACTTTTAAAGGAGAATTTGAAGTGAAAAATTGGTGGAAAGAAGGTTTTGCAACGCTAAACATTGAAAGCACTTTTGCACAAAACAATAACAGTGAATTTGAAACCAGAACCAACGATTATACTCTGTTAAATTTAGGTTTAGGCGGAAAGATTACTTTCCGTAAAACTACCTTCAACTTCAATTTAAATGCTAATAATTTATTTGACAAGACTTATGTTTCGCATTTATCCCGATTAAAGACAGACGGGATTCCAAATATTGGCAGAAACATCGTCCTTGGAATTAATTTTATGATTTAA
- a CDS encoding aspartate-semialdehyde dehydrogenase, whose translation MKVAVVGATGMVGEVMLKVLAERNFPITELIPVASEKSVGKEIEFKGKKYKVVGLQTAVDMKADIALFSAGGETSLAWAPKFAEAGTTVIDNSSAWRMDPTKKLVVPEINAAELTKEDKIIANPNCSTIQMVMVLAPLHKKYNIKRVIVSTYQSITGTGVKAVRQLENEYAGVQGEMAYKYQIHRNAIPQCDSFEDNGYTKEEMKLVRETQKIIGDKSIAVTATAIRIPVVGGHSEAVNVEFSNDFDVNEIRSILSKTDGVTVQDNNDTYTYPMPLYAQGKDDVFVGRIRRDESQPNSLNIWIVSDNLRKGAATNTIQIAEYLVANKLV comes from the coding sequence ATGAAAGTTGCTGTTGTAGGCGCAACCGGAATGGTTGGTGAAGTAATGCTTAAAGTTTTAGCTGAAAGAAATTTTCCGATAACGGAATTAATTCCTGTTGCCTCTGAGAAATCGGTTGGAAAGGAAATTGAATTCAAAGGAAAAAAATATAAAGTAGTTGGTCTTCAAACCGCTGTTGATATGAAAGCTGATATCGCTTTATTTTCGGCTGGTGGAGAAACATCTTTGGCATGGGCTCCAAAATTCGCAGAAGCCGGAACAACCGTTATCGATAACTCTTCAGCATGGAGAATGGATCCAACAAAAAAATTGGTAGTTCCTGAAATCAACGCAGCTGAATTGACTAAGGAGGATAAAATCATCGCTAATCCAAACTGTTCAACCATTCAAATGGTGATGGTTTTAGCGCCATTACATAAAAAATACAACATCAAACGTGTGATTGTTTCTACTTACCAATCCATTACTGGAACCGGAGTAAAAGCTGTACGTCAATTAGAAAATGAGTACGCAGGCGTTCAAGGTGAAATGGCTTATAAATACCAAATTCACAGAAATGCTATTCCACAATGCGATAGTTTTGAAGATAACGGTTACACCAAAGAAGAAATGAAATTGGTTCGTGAAACTCAAAAAATTATTGGTGATAAATCAATTGCAGTTACTGCAACTGCAATTAGAATTCCGGTAGTTGGCGGTCATAGTGAGGCCGTGAATGTTGAGTTTTCAAATGATTTTGACGTGAATGAAATTCGCAGTATCCTTAGCAAAACTGATGGTGTTACTGTTCAGGATAACAATGATACTTACACGTATCCGATGCCTTTGTATGCACAAGGAAAAGATGATGTTTTTGTAGGCAGAATTCGTCGTGATGAGAGTCAGCCAAATTCTCTGAACATTTGGATTGTTTCTGATAACTTGAGAAAAGGCGCTGCTACAAATACGATTCAGATTGCTGAATATTTAGTGGCGAATAAATTAGTGTAG
- a CDS encoding DoxX protein, with protein MNSMFTKIVRITLGLALVLFGANMIFPFLPMDQPDTHTAAGQFINSLGATGYIFPVVGFLEVIIGAMLLLKKWVAFSLILLAPISINILLFHLFLDIPGISIAVLVVVFNTVLIFKNWQQYKPLFY; from the coding sequence ATGAATTCAATGTTTACTAAAATCGTTAGAATTACTTTAGGTTTGGCACTTGTGCTTTTTGGCGCGAATATGATATTCCCTTTCCTTCCTATGGATCAACCGGACACTCATACAGCCGCTGGACAATTCATAAATTCACTTGGCGCAACTGGTTATATTTTTCCGGTTGTAGGTTTTTTAGAAGTTATTATCGGAGCAATGCTTTTGTTAAAAAAATGGGTGGCTTTTTCATTAATATTGTTAGCCCCGATATCGATTAACATTTTGTTGTTCCATTTGTTTTTGGATATACCCGGAATATCTATTGCTGTTTTGGTTGTTGTTTTCAATACCGTTTTAATTTTCAAAAATTGGCAACAATACAAACCTTTGTTTTACTAA
- a CDS encoding S9 family peptidase — MKKIVFLIVITMSITATAQQVLSPETLWKLGRVSALGISKDGKSIVYKVSTPAVAENKSNSKFYIVPVTGGNPVEVQETETKDLVADKNVSPDGNYILSSQEVKTENVLGKDFYPELDKSEAQIYDGLDYRHWDTWNIGTHNHVFYTSNKGNKVTPIDIMKGEPYDSPQKPSGGDEDYIWSPDSKNIIYVSKKKFGTAYAMSTNTDLYEYNIDTKTTKNLTENNPGYDTYPAFSPNGDLTWLQMKHDGYEADKNDIIVSFKGMKMNLTANWDGSVESFKWSVDGKKIYFTAAVDGTIQLFEVNFPGLTKIAVTVKQVTSGDFDVHAIVGLSGDNIIVSRTDMNHADEIYSYNLKKKTFTQLTKTNDETYSKLALPKFERRYVTTTDGKKMLVWVILPPNFDKTKKYPTLLYCQGGPQSPLTQFYSFRWNFSLMASQGYVVVAPNRRGMYGHGQAWNEQISKDWGGQSIQDYLSAIDDVAKESYVDKARLGCVGASYGGYSAYFLAGIHNNRFKSFIAHDGVFNTQSMFGTTEEVFFNNWDFGGPYWDKNNAVAQKAYNEFNPINYVDKWNTPILIIQGGKDYRVCIGQAQEAFQAAQLRGIKSRFLYLPEENHWVLKPQNGMVWQREFFKWLKETL; from the coding sequence ATGAAGAAAATAGTTTTTTTAATCGTTATCACAATGAGCATAACAGCAACAGCGCAACAAGTTTTATCTCCGGAAACCTTATGGAAACTTGGAAGAGTATCAGCTCTTGGCATTTCTAAAGACGGAAAATCGATCGTCTATAAAGTGTCGACACCAGCTGTAGCAGAAAACAAATCCAATTCCAAATTCTACATAGTTCCTGTAACTGGAGGAAATCCAGTTGAAGTTCAGGAAACTGAAACCAAGGATTTAGTAGCTGACAAAAATGTTTCTCCTGACGGCAACTATATTTTGTCTTCACAAGAAGTTAAAACCGAAAATGTTTTAGGTAAAGATTTCTATCCTGAATTAGACAAATCGGAAGCACAGATTTATGATGGCTTAGATTATCGTCATTGGGATACCTGGAATATCGGAACGCACAATCATGTTTTTTATACTTCAAATAAAGGAAATAAAGTAACTCCGATTGATATCATGAAAGGTGAGCCATACGATTCGCCACAAAAACCATCTGGTGGAGACGAAGATTATATTTGGTCGCCAGACAGTAAAAATATTATTTATGTTTCCAAAAAGAAATTTGGAACTGCTTATGCAATGTCTACCAATACTGATTTGTATGAGTATAATATCGATACAAAAACCACAAAAAACTTAACGGAAAACAATCCTGGTTACGATACTTATCCGGCCTTTTCTCCAAATGGAGATTTGACTTGGCTGCAAATGAAGCATGATGGTTACGAAGCTGATAAAAACGATATTATTGTTAGTTTCAAAGGAATGAAAATGAATTTGACTGCCAATTGGGATGGTTCTGTTGAAAGTTTTAAATGGAGTGTTGATGGAAAAAAAATCTATTTTACGGCAGCAGTTGATGGTACGATACAATTGTTTGAAGTTAATTTCCCAGGTTTAACCAAAATTGCTGTGACTGTAAAACAAGTTACTTCGGGCGATTTTGATGTTCACGCTATAGTTGGCCTTTCCGGTGATAACATAATAGTTTCAAGAACAGATATGAATCATGCTGATGAAATCTATTCTTATAACCTTAAGAAAAAAACGTTTACACAGCTTACCAAAACCAATGACGAAACCTATTCTAAATTGGCTTTGCCAAAATTCGAAAGAAGATATGTAACGACTACTGATGGCAAAAAAATGTTGGTTTGGGTAATACTTCCTCCAAATTTTGATAAAACTAAAAAATATCCAACACTACTTTATTGTCAAGGTGGACCACAATCTCCCTTAACACAGTTTTATTCTTTCCGTTGGAATTTTTCTTTGATGGCTTCACAAGGTTATGTTGTTGTGGCACCAAACAGAAGAGGAATGTATGGTCACGGACAAGCCTGGAATGAACAAATTTCAAAAGATTGGGGCGGACAATCAATACAAGATTACCTTTCGGCTATTGATGATGTGGCTAAAGAAAGTTATGTTGACAAAGCCCGTTTAGGTTGTGTTGGCGCAAGTTATGGCGGTTATTCTGCTTACTTTCTAGCCGGAATTCACAACAATCGTTTTAAATCTTTTATTGCTCATGATGGTGTTTTCAATACACAAAGTATGTTTGGCACAACAGAGGAAGTGTTCTTTAACAACTGGGATTTTGGCGGACCATATTGGGATAAAAATAATGCCGTTGCCCAAAAAGCATACAATGAATTCAATCCGATAAACTATGTTGATAAATGGAATACTCCAATTCTTATTATTCAAGGAGGAAAAGATTACCGTGTGTGTATTGGACAAGCGCAGGAAGCATTTCAGGCAGCACAGCTTCGTGGAATAAAAAGTCGTTTCCTATATTTACCCGAAGAAAATCACTGGGTTTTGAAACCACAAAATGGAATGGTTTGGCAACGTGAATTCTTTAAATGGTTGAAAGAGACATTATAA